Within the Mycobacterium gordonae genome, the region CACCTACTTTCTGTGCGCCGACCCGCGCCCGCTGGGATACGACGACAGCTCGGCGTTCTGCGCGGCGCTACCGGAGAAAGTCGGTGTGGCGGCGATTCCGATGTCGGCCTTCTGCGATCCGGCGGCCAAGCATGCCGACCTGTGGAATCACTTGGTGCGCTTCACGTTCTGCAAGCGAGAGGACACCCTGGACGAGGCGATCAGGCGACTGACCGCGCTGCGCAACCAACCAGGGTCCTAGCCTTCCAGGACGCGCTTGCGCAGCCCCTCCAGTGCGGAATGCAAGATTTTCTTGCGGGCCCGGCTGACCAGGAACTCAGGCAACGGTGCCGACGGTTCGACGGTGATCATGAACCGCACCCGAGTCTGATCTGCGCCCTCACGAATCAGGTTGTATTCGCCGTGCTGGGCATGTTGCTGGATGGTCTTCCTCGCGTCCCACACCATCCAGTCCGGCCCCCAGTGATACTCGAGCAACTCGGTGTCGACGATGCCGACCACCTTGATCGTGACCTTGACGTGGTGCGGACGACCATCGGGATGGGTGTCGACGACCTCCACCCGCTTATGTACCGACGACCAGGACGGCACGGCTTCCATGTCGGCCAGCGCATCCATGATCACGTCAGGCTGCGCGTCGATAACGACTTCAGACGATGCTTGTATGGCCACTGTTGTTCAAACTAGCAATCGTCCACCGGTCCGCACCGTCAGTCGGCGTCGCGAGTCGAGTTATCGCCCAGCACCCGTTTCTGCAGACCCTTGGCCGCGGCATCCAGGATCTGTTCGCTCGCTCGCCGGATGATGAATCCGGGAATGGGGCCCGACGGTTCGACGGTGACGTCGAACCGCACCCGCGTCTTGTCCAGACCCACCGGGGTCAGGTTGTATTCGACGTGTTGGCCGTGCTGCTGGAACGTCTTGTCCGCGTCCCAACAGGCCCAGTCCGGGCCCCAGTGGTATTCGAGAATCTCCTTGTCGACCAGGCCGAGAATCTTGACCGTCGCCCGCACGTGGTGGGGCCGGCCGTCGGGGTAATAGTCGATCACTTCGACGCTTTTGTGCAGCGGGGACCAAGACGTCAGCATGCTGACGTCTGCCAGCGCCTCCATGATCACTTCCTGGGGCGCATCAATGACGACTTCTCGCGATGCTTTTACGGCCACCGAGTTCAAGCTAGCAATGCCGCCGCGAACCTGGATACGGTTCACGCAAATACCTTGTTACCAGCCTATTTCCGTGAGTGTCGTGGTCTGCGCCGGCGGTCGCCCCACCGGTGGGGCCGGTGTCCGGGAGAACCGGGGAGCCGGCGCGGCCTGCTCCACGCCGTGTGCGGTGATGATGGTCGATCGACCGGTCAGATGACTGTCCCGGGCAGCTTCGGCCCAGCTCAGCACCGGTGTCACGCAGGCATCGGTGCCGGCGAACACCGCGGTCCACTCGTCGCGGGTGCGGCTGGCGAACTTCTCGGTGAACAACTCGCGCATGCGAGCAAAGGAGCCGGCGTCGAGTTGGGTGGGCACCTGCTCGGCCGACAAACCCAGGCCGGCCAGCAGCGCCGCGAAGAACTGGGGCTCGATCGCGCCCACGGCCATGTACTTACCGTCGGAGGTCGCGTAACAGCGGTAGAAGGGTGCGCCGCCGTCGAGCAGGAATGATTCACGCTCATCGCGCAGCGCGCCGGTCGACTTCATCGTCCACATCATCTGGGCGAGCACGCTGACCCCGTCCACCATGGCGGCATCGATGACCTGTCCGAGGCCCGATCGCTCCCGCTCATACAGCGCCGTCACAATCCCCAAAAGCACCAGCATCGAACCGCCGCCGAAGTCCGCCACCAGATTCAGTGGCGGCATCGGCGGCCGGTCGCGGTAGCCCAGCGCCGACATGGCGCCGGTCTGGGACAGGTAATTGATGTCGTGACCGGCCGACGACGCCAGCGGCCCGTCCTGGCCCCACCCGGTGATGCGCGCAAAGATCAGCCGGGGATTGCGGGCCGCACACTCGTTGGGACCGATGCCCAGGCGCTCACAGGTGCCGGGCCGGAAGCAGTCCAGCAGCACATCGGCCTTGGCCGCCAACTCCAGCAGCGCACCGGGCTGCGCCTTGACATCGAGGTCGACGATCCGCTTCCCCCGGTGCAGCAGATCCCGGTCTTCGGCGGGCATCTGCAAACCGCCGGGCCGGCGCACGCGCACCACGTCGGCGCCCATATCGGCGAGCACCATCCCGGCGTGCGGCCCCGGCCCGATGCCACCGAGTTCGATGACCTTGACACCGGCCAGTGGCCCCCCGGCAACCACTGTCGGCTACTTCCCTTTCTTCACCTTCAGCACCCGCTCGCGCAGATCCTTCGTCGCCGAATCGATCGTCCCTTTGACGGCCCGCTTGAGCACGAACCCGGGCAGCGGCACATTCGGGTCCGCGAGCAGGTCGAACTTGACCAGCGTGGAGTCCCCCTTGGGAACCAGCACGTACTTGCCGTCTTGAGCCTTCTGCTGGGCCGAGCTGACCAGCTCCCAGCTCACCTGGTTGTCGCCCCACGTGTAGGCCACCACTTGCTCGTCGGTGATCCCGGCGACCTTCACCTTCATCTTGACCTTGCTGGGCCGCCCGTCGGTTCCCGTCTCGAGAACCTCCGCGCTCTGATGCGGTTCGGACCACTCGGGCATCGCCTCAAAATCGGCGATGACATCCAGGATCTCCTCGGGACTGGCTTCGATGACGATCTCGCGGGATTCTTTGATTGCCATGGCCCGCACGATATCGCGGGCAGCGCCCCGGCGGGAATAGGCTTTTTCGAGGGGTACGGTCGTTTTCGTGACTGATCCCGCTTACACGGTCGGTGATTATCTTCTCGACCGCCTTGCCGAGCTCGGCATCTCGGAGATCTTCGGCGTTCCGGGCGACTACAACCTCGCATTCCTCGACCACATCGTGGCACACCCGAGGCTGCGGTGGGTCGGCAACGCCAACGAGCTCAACGCCGGCTACGCCGCCGACGGTTACGGGCGGCTTCGCGGAATATCAGCTGTCGTAACCACTTTCGGCGTGGGTGAGCTCTCGCTGGCCAACGCCATCGCGGGCAGCTACGCCGAACACGTGCCCGTTGTGCACATTGTCGGTGGTCCGTCGAAGGACGCCCAGGCCACCCGCCGGGCACTGCACCACTCGCTCGGCGACGGCGACTTCGAGCACTTCTTCCGCATCAGCCGCGAAATCACCTGCGCTCAAACCAATCTCATGCCGGCAACGGCCTGTCGGGAGATCGACCGAGTGCTGTGCGAAGTCCGCGAACAGAAGCGTCCCGGCTACATCCTGATGTCCACCGATGTGGCGCGCTTCCCCACCGAACCCCCGGCCAACCCCTTGCCGAGCAATTGCGCCGGCACCAGTCCCCGCGCACTGGCCATGTTCACCGAAGCCGCCGCCAAACTGATCGGCGACCATCAATTGACCGTGCTCGCCGACCTGTTGGTGCACCGCCTGCAGGCCGTCGACGAACTCGAATCCCTGCTGAATGCAGACGTGGTGCCGCATGCCACCCTGATGTGGGGAAAGAGCCTGCTGGACGAGAGCTCACCCAACTTCATGGGCATCTACGCGGGAACGGCCAGCACCGAACGGGTCCGCACCGCCATCGAGCAGGCACCCGTGCTGGTGACGGCGGGGGTGGTGTTCACCGACATGGTCAGCGGCTTCTTCAGCCAACGAATCGACCCGACGCGCACGATTGACATCGGCCAGTACCAGAGCAGCGTGGCCGACGAGGTGTTCGCGCCGCTGGAGATGGCCGCCGCGCTCACCGCGCTGACGGCTATCCTCACCGAACGCGGAGTCAAGTCGCCGCCCGTCCCGGCACCCGTAGCCCCGCCACCGGTGCCCACGCCGCCGCGCGACGAGCCGCTGACGCAATCGATGGTGTGGGACCGGCTGTGCGCGGCACTCACTCCCGGCAACGTGGTGTTGGCCGACCAGGGCACCTCGTTCTACGGGATGGCCGACCATGTGCTGCCGCAGGGCGTCACCTTCATCGGCCAACCCCTTTGGGGCTCAATCGGTTACACGCTGCCGGCGGCCTTCGGCGCAGCGGTGGGGCGCCCGGAGCGCCGGACTGTGCTGTTGATCGGCGACGGCGCAGCGCAGTTGACCGTGCAGGAACTCGGGTCGTTCTGCCGTGAGGGACTGTCGCCCGTGATCGTGGTGGTCAATAACGACGGTTACACCGTCGAGCGCGCGATTCACGGCGAGACCGCCCCCTATAACGACATCGTCGGTTGGAACTGGACGCAGGTCCCCGGCACGTTGGGGGTGGCCAATCACCTGGCGTTCCGGGCGCACACCTACGGCGAACTCGACGACGCCCTCACCGCGGCCGCCGATCACAAGGACCGCATGGTCTTCGTCGAGGTGGTGTTGCCACGGCTCGAAATCCCGCCGTTGCTTGCCCAACTGGTCGGGAACATGCACCCCACGCCCCGCTCATAGCCGGGGCGCGCCTTCGATCTGCTCGAAGATCTTCGAGAACTGGAACGGCGTCTGCACGATCCCGCTGCCGTCGACGGCATCGATCGCGCCCAACGTGCCGGACACGTCGCGGGGCAACTCCCACATGGACAACTCGCCGATGTGGTTCTGCACGGCGAACGTGGTCAGCTGCTGCGCGTCGGCCAGGGTGAAGATCTCCAGTGGGTCATCGTTGATGCCGATCAGCGGCGTCACCGCAAGCATCGACCACGCCTGCTGACTCGACATCGTCGGGTACAGCGTCAGCAACTGGCCGTGGGTGGCCGTCGCGGCGTCGATCGCGTACTGGCCCATACCCGGGTTACCAGGCTGATCGTAGGCGGGACCGTAGTTCATGGCCATGATGTTGACCTGCGAGATGTTCACACCGTTGGCGACCGCGGTCTGCAGAACGCTCAACCCACCGCCCTGGCCGGGAACCAAACCGGTCGGCAGCACCGGCAGCGTGTAGGACACAGATACCGGTGTACCCTTCGCCGCCATCTGCTGCTGCAGCAGGGCGATGGCCTTAGACTGCGTCGACATCGCCTGGGTGTTGCCCTGCAACGCACCTTCGACATCGAAGTCGAGGTCGTAGATGTGATAGGTGTTCACCACCGACGCGTACTGTTCCGCCAGCGCAGCGGGCGTCTGTCCGCCAACCGCTGACAGGTCGGTGCCGGAAGGCGCCGCCGAACGAGATGGTGCCGGTGATGCCGGCGTTGCGCATGCTGGTGAGCTGGTTGTTGACGAACGAACTCTCCGATCCGCCCGCGACGTCGTACGCCGAGTATCCACCCCAGGCCGGGTGTCCAGCGGGGTCGGCGTTGATGAAGGCGAGCGTGGCGTGCTTGACCCCGTTCTGCGCGGCGGTCGCGAAGTCGTATCCGTTGGGTCCGGGCCAGTTGGCCACCGGCGCGGTTCCGGTGTTGGTGATCTTGTAGTCGGCCACGAAGCCGCTGTCCCAGCGCGACGTCGCCGTGTAGGAGGCGGTGAGCCCATTGGCGGCGGCGGCGCCGCTTCCAGTGCCGGTCGTCGTACCCACGGTCGTGCCGGTGCCAGTGCCGGTGCCCGTCCCCGTGCCACCCGCGCTTCCCGTCCCCGTCCCGGTGCCGGTGCCCGTCCCGCCGGTAGTGCCAGTGCCCCCGGTGGTGCCAGTGCCCCCGGTAGTGCCCGTCCCGCCGGCGGTGCCCGTTCCCCCGGCGGTGCCCGTTCCCCCGGCGGTGCCCGTCCCGCCGGCGGTGCCCGTTCCGGTTCCGATTCCAGCAGCCGCGCCCGGGTCACCGACCGCATGCCCGTTCACCAGGAGGTTTGCAGGAGCCGAGTACGACCCGGAGTGCGCCCCTTGGAAGCCAACGGTGACCGAACTGCCTGGCGCAATAGTGTTGTTATAACTTTCCGGCGTCACGGTGTACTGAGTGCCCGATTGTGAAACATGTCCGTTCCACAGATTGGTTATGGATTCATTTGCTGGCAGATTGAATTGCAGCTGCCAGTTACTCAGGGGTGTCGCGTGGTGGTGATCGTGTAATTAGCAATAAACCCGTTGCCCCGTTGCGACGAGGTCGCATACGTCGCTGTCAGACTGGTGTCGGCAGTGCCGGCGGCGAGTGTCGCGGCCCCAGCAGCGGTCGTCGTGGCGGCCGTCGCCGCGCTCGTCGCCGTAGTTGCCGCGGCGCCGCCGGCCGAGGTGCTCGCCGCACTCACGGCAACCCCCGCGCTGCCATCCCCCGCCGCGCCGGACGCTGCGGCACTCGTCGTCGCCGCACCCGAAGAGATGCCGGTGGGAAACTGAGCCATCGCCGCCTGAGATGTTGGCACCTCGGGAGCCACCGCACTTAACTGCGCTTTCGCGGCGTCGGGAGACGTCGAAGCGGCTGTGGCAGCGCCACTACCGCCGGCACGGTCGGTGCGGGCATTCACTGCAGCGCCCACCTGCTGACCAACTCCTCGCAGCATGGCCGCACCGCTGGCCTCGGCCGCGGTGTAAGACCCGACAGCGGCCGCCAGCCCTTGGACCACTCGAGCCTGAAACGCCGAAGCTTCGGCGCTGAGCAGCTGATATTAGCGCGCATAGGAGTTGAACAGGCCCGCGACGGCTCCTGACACCTCATCGGCGGCGGCCGCCAGTATCCTCGCCGTGGGAACCGTCGCGGCTTTATTCACCGCATCTAGATTAGAACCGATTTCTGAGATAGAGTTTGCGGCCACCATCAGGGCTTCTGGTGCTGTGCTCTGATATGACATGCCATCTTCCTTGATCACGTAATAATTACTTCTTTATAACGAACGCATCACAAGGTCAATTGCTGACGCGCAACAGCGTGTCAGCTGTTTGAGGTGTCGAGAAAATCTAAGGTTTCCGTAAGCCGGGGTCAGGGGCCTGGCGAGCCCATCCCGCGTCGACATGGAGGTGCCGTCGGTTCCGCGGCAGCATGATCCGGACCCCTCGACGTGATGATCGCCCGGACGGTACGTCGACAGCGCCCGCAATCGGCACCCGCTCCGCAGGCGGCGGCCACCTGATTCGTCGTCGCCGCTCCGGCCGCAACGGCGTCAGCCACCATCTGGCTGGTGATGCCGTTACACAGGCACACGAACATCGAGTGATCCGATCACTCCGCCTCGATCCGCATCATGTCGAAATAACGACCGACGAACAGTGGCGGGTAGGCGCCCACTCCCGCGCCGCCCCCCATCCACTGGGCGGTGGCGTCGGGATGATCGATCCACTGCCGCGCACTTTCCTCGTCGGGGAACTCTTGCAGGATCAAGACTTCATGGGAATCGTCAAAAGCCCGGAAAACCCAGGTCTTTCGGACACCGGCGGCGGTGAATCGGTCCATCGCCAGCCCGACCCGCGCGGTCAGCGTCGACACGTCGTCGACCGACGCGAATGCGGCCAACACCACACCCGGAACCTTCGGCGCGGCGGGCGCGGTGGTGATGAATCGTTCGACGATCTCACCGGCGAACACCGCCGGAATGTCCTCGACACCGGCCTCGTCGAACCAGTCGAAAAACACCCGGGAGCGCAGCAGTTCCACGATCGGCTCGCGACTGTGCACGCCGATCATGACCAGTACCCGGCCGTAATCGTGCGTCGACACATACACCAACACATGGTGGGCGCCGATGTCGGCCAGCGCCGTCTTGTTGC harbors:
- a CDS encoding SRPBCC family protein, translated to MAVKASREVVIDAPQEVIMEALADVSMLTSWSPLHKSVEVIDYYPDGRPHHVRATVKILGLVDKEILEYHWGPDWACWDADKTFQQHGQHVEYNLTPVGLDKTRVRFDVTVEPSGPIPGFIIRRASEQILDAAAKGLQKRVLGDNSTRDAD
- a CDS encoding (2Fe-2S)-binding protein; this translates as MFVCLCNGITSQMVADAVAAGAATTNQVAAACGAGADCGRCRRTVRAIITSRGPDHAAAEPTAPPCRRGMGSPGP
- a CDS encoding cellulose binding domain-containing protein, producing the protein MNGHAVGDPGAAAGIGTGTGTAGGTGTAGGTGTAGGTGTAGGTGTTGGTGTTGGTGTTGGTGTGTGTGTGSAGGTGTGTGTGTGTTVGTTTGTGSGAAAANGLTASYTATSRWDSGFVADYKITNTGTAPVANWPGPNGYDFATAAQNGVKHATLAFINADPAGHPAWGGYSAYDVAGGSESSFVNNQLTSMRNAGITGTISFGGAFRHRPVSGWRTDARCAGGTVRVGGEHLSHLRPRLRCRRCVAGQHPGDVDAV
- a CDS encoding alpha-keto acid decarboxylase family protein, whose amino-acid sequence is MTDPAYTVGDYLLDRLAELGISEIFGVPGDYNLAFLDHIVAHPRLRWVGNANELNAGYAADGYGRLRGISAVVTTFGVGELSLANAIAGSYAEHVPVVHIVGGPSKDAQATRRALHHSLGDGDFEHFFRISREITCAQTNLMPATACREIDRVLCEVREQKRPGYILMSTDVARFPTEPPANPLPSNCAGTSPRALAMFTEAAAKLIGDHQLTVLADLLVHRLQAVDELESLLNADVVPHATLMWGKSLLDESSPNFMGIYAGTASTERVRTAIEQAPVLVTAGVVFTDMVSGFFSQRIDPTRTIDIGQYQSSVADEVFAPLEMAAALTALTAILTERGVKSPPVPAPVAPPPVPTPPRDEPLTQSMVWDRLCAALTPGNVVLADQGTSFYGMADHVLPQGVTFIGQPLWGSIGYTLPAAFGAAVGRPERRTVLLIGDGAAQLTVQELGSFCREGLSPVIVVVNNDGYTVERAIHGETAPYNDIVGWNWTQVPGTLGVANHLAFRAHTYGELDDALTAAADHKDRMVFVEVVLPRLEIPPLLAQLVGNMHPTPRS
- a CDS encoding PE family protein, whose protein sequence is MIKEDGMSYQSTAPEALMVAANSISEIGSNLDAVNKAATVPTARILAAAADEVSGAVAGLFNSYAR
- a CDS encoding SRPBCC family protein; protein product: MAIQASSEVVIDAQPDVIMDALADMEAVPSWSSVHKRVEVVDTHPDGRPHHVKVTIKVVGIVDTELLEYHWGPDWMVWDARKTIQQHAQHGEYNLIREGADQTRVRFMITVEPSAPLPEFLVSRARKKILHSALEGLRKRVLEG
- a CDS encoding fatty-acid--CoA ligase translates to MSDGDIHSMVIASDYRIPDPTRVWPLLERNKTALADIGAHHVLVYVSTHDYGRVLVMIGVHSREPIVELLRSRVFFDWFDEAGVEDIPAVFAGEIVERFITTAPAAPKVPGVVLAAFASVDDVSTLTARVGLAMDRFTAAGVRKTWVFRAFDDSHEVLILQEFPDEESARQWIDHPDATAQWMGGGAGVGAYPPLFVGRYFDMMRIEAE
- a CDS encoding glycoside hydrolase family 18 protein translates to MNTYHIYDLDFDVEGALQGNTQAMSTQSKAIALLQQQMAAKGTPVSVSYTLPVLPTGLVPGQGGGLSVLQTAVANGVNISQVNIMAMNYGPAYDQPGNPGMGQYAIDAATATHGQLLTLYPTMSSQQAWSMLAVTPLIGINDDPLEIFTLADAQQLTTFAVQNHIGELSMWELPRDVSGTLGAIDAVDGSGIVQTPFQFSKIFEQIEGAPRL
- a CDS encoding CaiB/BaiF CoA transferase family protein; translated protein: MVAGGPLAGVKVIELGGIGPGPHAGMVLADMGADVVRVRRPGGLQMPAEDRDLLHRGKRIVDLDVKAQPGALLELAAKADVLLDCFRPGTCERLGIGPNECAARNPRLIFARITGWGQDGPLASSAGHDINYLSQTGAMSALGYRDRPPMPPLNLVADFGGGSMLVLLGIVTALYERERSGLGQVIDAAMVDGVSVLAQMMWTMKSTGALRDERESFLLDGGAPFYRCYATSDGKYMAVGAIEPQFFAALLAGLGLSAEQVPTQLDAGSFARMRELFTEKFASRTRDEWTAVFAGTDACVTPVLSWAEAARDSHLTGRSTIITAHGVEQAAPAPRFSRTPAPPVGRPPAQTTTLTEIGW
- a CDS encoding SRPBCC family protein encodes the protein MAIKESREIVIEASPEEILDVIADFEAMPEWSEPHQSAEVLETGTDGRPSKVKMKVKVAGITDEQVVAYTWGDNQVSWELVSSAQQKAQDGKYVLVPKGDSTLVKFDLLADPNVPLPGFVLKRAVKGTIDSATKDLRERVLKVKKGK